A DNA window from bacterium contains the following coding sequences:
- the sucD gene encoding succinate--CoA ligase subunit alpha: MAVLVGRETRLLVQGITGYQGAFHAKQSLDAGTAVVAGVTPGKGGQRVHDVPVFDTIDEAVRETGANACVIFVPARFAREAALEAIASRLDPVVTITEGLPVHDAIDVVAYARRQGVRVLGPNGPGVTTAGQCRVGIMPWHLFTPGPVGVVSRSGTLTYEVVAGLTRAGLGQTTAVGLGGDPVAGTSFVEALEWFGADPETKAVVLIGEIGGSAEEDAARYIARSLKKPVVSYIAGRTAPPGKRMGHAGAVISGTEGTAQHKVAALEAAGVGVAQLVSQVPALVRARL; this comes from the coding sequence ATGGCCGTCCTCGTCGGCCGGGAGACCCGGCTGCTCGTCCAGGGGATCACCGGGTACCAAGGCGCGTTCCACGCCAAGCAGAGCCTCGACGCGGGGACGGCCGTCGTCGCCGGTGTCACCCCCGGCAAGGGCGGGCAGCGGGTCCACGACGTCCCGGTCTTCGACACGATCGACGAAGCGGTGCGGGAGACCGGGGCCAACGCCTGCGTGATCTTCGTGCCGGCGCGGTTCGCGAGGGAGGCGGCGCTGGAGGCGATCGCGTCGCGCCTCGACCCCGTCGTTACGATCACCGAAGGCCTCCCGGTGCACGACGCGATCGACGTCGTTGCCTACGCGCGCCGCCAGGGGGTGCGCGTCCTCGGGCCCAACGGGCCGGGCGTCACGACCGCCGGTCAGTGCCGGGTCGGCATCATGCCGTGGCACCTGTTTACGCCGGGGCCCGTAGGGGTCGTCTCGCGCAGCGGCACGCTGACCTACGAGGTCGTCGCCGGCCTGACGCGCGCCGGCCTCGGGCAAACGACGGCGGTCGGGCTCGGCGGTGATCCCGTCGCCGGGACGTCGTTCGTCGAGGCGCTGGAGTGGTTCGGCGCCGATCCCGAGACCAAGGCGGTCGTGCTGATCGGTGAGATCGGGGGCAGCGCGGAGGAAGACGCGGCGCGCTACATCGCGCGGTCGCTGAAGAAACCCGTCGTCTCGTACATCGCCGGCCGCACGGCTCCGCCGGGCAAGCGGATGGGGCACGCCGGCGCGGTCATCTCCGGCACCGAGGGCACCGCGCAGCACAAGGTCGCGGCGCTCGAAGCCGCCGGTGTGGGGGTCGCGCAGTTGGTGAGCCAGGTTCCCGCGTTGGTGCGTGCCCGCCTCTAG
- the sucC gene encoding ADP-forming succinate--CoA ligase subunit beta — translation MKLHEYQAKEVFARYGLPVQTGTVVDRPEAVRGLSIQYPVVVKAQVLVGGRGKAGGVKLAKVPAEAETHARAILGMDIKGERVGRVLVVPAAEIEAEYYLAFVTDRGPRRAAGIASASGGVEIETVARETPERIARLDVDPCLGVPAFAARGLGRRLGFTGPLLEEFTGIAATLYRLYRDEDADLAEINPLARVGGHLLCVDAKLVLDDNAAYRHNDRPPSEEMTALEREAREHGLSYVELDGDIAVIGNGAGLVMSTLDLLAHFGGRAANFLDVGGGASEEGMQAAIELVQRKPGVRALFINIFGGITRCDDIARGIVTRPPRVPASIRLTGTNEVEAREILKAAGITVGIDPEEGARAAVALARGGTSGAAGRG, via the coding sequence ATGAAGCTGCACGAGTATCAGGCCAAAGAGGTGTTCGCGCGCTACGGTCTGCCCGTCCAGACGGGCACCGTCGTCGACCGGCCGGAGGCGGTGCGCGGCCTCTCCATTCAATACCCGGTGGTCGTGAAGGCCCAGGTGCTGGTCGGCGGCCGGGGCAAGGCCGGCGGGGTGAAGCTGGCCAAGGTTCCCGCGGAGGCGGAGACGCACGCCCGGGCGATCCTCGGCATGGACATCAAAGGCGAGCGCGTCGGCCGCGTCCTCGTGGTGCCGGCGGCGGAGATCGAGGCCGAGTACTATCTCGCGTTCGTGACCGACCGCGGCCCGCGCCGGGCCGCGGGCATCGCCTCTGCGTCGGGCGGCGTCGAGATCGAGACCGTCGCGCGCGAGACCCCGGAAAGGATCGCGCGCCTGGACGTGGACCCGTGCCTGGGCGTGCCCGCCTTCGCCGCGCGGGGGTTGGGGCGGCGGCTCGGCTTCACCGGCCCGCTGCTCGAGGAGTTCACCGGGATCGCGGCCACGCTGTACCGGCTGTACCGGGACGAAGACGCGGACCTCGCGGAGATCAATCCCCTCGCGCGCGTCGGCGGCCACCTGCTGTGCGTGGATGCCAAACTCGTCCTCGACGACAACGCGGCCTACCGGCACAACGACCGGCCGCCGTCGGAGGAGATGACGGCCCTCGAGCGCGAGGCGCGCGAGCACGGCCTCTCCTACGTCGAACTGGACGGCGACATCGCGGTGATCGGGAACGGCGCCGGCCTCGTCATGAGCACGCTCGATCTCCTGGCGCATTTCGGCGGCCGGGCGGCCAACTTCCTCGACGTCGGCGGCGGCGCGAGCGAGGAGGGCATGCAGGCCGCGATCGAGCTCGTGCAGCGCAAGCCCGGCGTCCGCGCGCTGTTCATCAACATCTTCGGCGGGATCACGCGCTGCGACGACATCGCACGCGGCATCGTGACGCGGCCGCCGCGCGTGCCGGCGAGCATCCGGCTCACCGGCACGAACGAGGTGGAGGCCCGCGAAATTCTCAAGGCGGCGGGCATCACGGTCGGCATCGATCCGGAAGAAGGCGCGCGCGCCGCGGTGGCGCTGGCGCGCGGCGGGACCTCCGGCGCGGCGGGCCGCGGCTGA
- the mdh gene encoding malate dehydrogenase, with amino-acid sequence MARTRAKVSIVGAGNVGHSAAQWIVSRRLADVVLVDVIEGMPQGKALDLSEAGPIEGFDLRLVGTNKYDETEGSDVMVLVAGVARKPGMSREDLLNVNAGIVRGVTQELTKRSPDACLIVVTNPLDAMVYLAYKVSGFPPERVIGQSGALDSTRFRTFIAEAAGVSVLDVSAMVVGAHSDTHMVPLASLATIGGLPLAKWLPPDRIAAVVERTRKGGAEIVNLLKTGSAFFAPGAAITQMVEAILFDRKRVLPVSAHLTGQYGVRDLYVGTPVVLGAGGVERIFEAPLAPDERKAFDAAVAGIRENVALLKL; translated from the coding sequence GTGGCACGCACCCGCGCGAAAGTCTCGATCGTCGGCGCCGGCAACGTCGGGCACTCCGCGGCCCAGTGGATCGTCTCGCGCCGCCTCGCCGACGTGGTGCTCGTCGACGTCATCGAGGGCATGCCGCAGGGCAAGGCGCTCGACCTGAGCGAGGCCGGGCCGATCGAGGGCTTCGACCTCCGTCTCGTCGGGACCAACAAGTACGACGAGACCGAGGGCTCCGACGTCATGGTGCTTGTCGCCGGCGTCGCGCGCAAGCCGGGCATGAGCCGGGAGGATTTGCTCAACGTCAACGCGGGCATCGTCCGCGGCGTCACGCAGGAATTGACGAAGCGGTCCCCGGATGCGTGCCTGATCGTCGTCACGAACCCGCTCGACGCGATGGTCTACCTTGCCTACAAGGTCAGCGGCTTCCCGCCGGAGCGCGTCATCGGCCAGAGCGGCGCGCTGGACAGCACACGGTTCCGGACGTTCATCGCCGAAGCCGCCGGGGTGTCCGTGCTGGATGTTTCGGCGATGGTCGTGGGCGCGCACAGCGACACCCACATGGTGCCGCTCGCCAGCCTGGCGACGATCGGCGGCCTGCCGCTCGCAAAGTGGCTGCCTCCCGACCGGATCGCCGCGGTCGTGGAGAGGACCCGCAAGGGCGGCGCGGAGATCGTGAATCTGCTCAAGACGGGCAGCGCGTTCTTCGCGCCCGGCGCCGCCATCACGCAGATGGTCGAGGCGATCCTGTTCGACCGAAAGCGCGTGCTGCCGGTTTCCGCGCATCTCACCGGCCAGTACGGTGTTCGCGATCTCTACGTGGGGACGCCGGTCGTCCTGGGCGCCGGCGGCGTCGAGCGGATCTTTGAGGCGCCGCTTGCGCCCGACGAGCGGAAGGCGTTCGACGCCGCGGTCGCCGGCATCCGTGAGAACGTCGCCCTGCTGAAGCTGTAG
- a CDS encoding succinate dehydrogenase/fumarate reductase iron-sulfur subunit, whose product MADQIFHVFRGDAKGGDLKEYAVPPMEGMVVLDAMHHIQAHFDSTLACRWNCKAAKCGSCSAEINGKPRLMCKTRVDDFHGAPITVRPIKVFPLLKDLVTDVSWNYRVNKEIPPFTPSAEDARSKEWRMTPLDVERLFEFRKCIECFLCQDVCHVLREHHGTDRYYGPRFMVRIAALEMHPKDTLTRTDLLAGKGGIGYCNITKCCEEVCPESIHITDNAIIPLKERTADDHFDPWRALLRAFGGRKEPRGT is encoded by the coding sequence ATGGCCGATCAGATCTTCCACGTCTTCCGGGGCGACGCGAAAGGCGGCGACCTCAAGGAGTACGCCGTGCCGCCGATGGAGGGCATGGTCGTCCTCGACGCGATGCATCACATTCAGGCGCATTTCGACTCGACGTTGGCCTGCCGGTGGAACTGCAAGGCGGCCAAATGCGGCTCCTGCAGCGCCGAGATCAACGGCAAGCCGCGGCTCATGTGCAAGACCCGCGTGGACGACTTTCACGGCGCGCCGATCACGGTGCGGCCGATCAAGGTGTTTCCGCTCCTCAAGGACCTCGTCACCGACGTCTCGTGGAACTACCGCGTGAACAAGGAGATCCCGCCGTTCACGCCTTCGGCCGAGGACGCGCGTTCGAAGGAGTGGCGCATGACGCCGCTCGACGTGGAGCGGCTGTTCGAGTTCCGGAAGTGCATCGAGTGCTTCCTGTGCCAGGACGTCTGTCACGTCCTGCGCGAGCATCACGGCACGGATCGCTACTACGGCCCGCGGTTCATGGTGCGCATCGCCGCCCTCGAGATGCATCCGAAAGACACGCTGACCCGGACCGACCTGCTCGCGGGCAAGGGCGGCATCGGGTACTGCAACATCACGAAGTGCTGCGAAGAGGTCTGCCCGGAAAGCATCCACATCACGGACAACGCGATCATCCCGCTGAAGGAGCGCACCGCGGACGATCACTTCGACCCGTGGCGCGCCCTGCTCCGGGCCTTCGGCGGCCGCAAGGAGCCCCGCGGCACGTAG
- a CDS encoding FAD-binding protein, whose translation MADWYDERQYDVLIVGAGGAGLRAAIAAADGGVSVGLVCKSLLGKAHTVMAEGGIAAALGNVDSQDNWEVHFGDTMRGGQMINDYRMVEFFAKEAPERVYELEHWGGLFDRTPDGRILQRPFGAHTYRRLCHVGDRTGLEMIRTLQDKAIHCGIDVHMEVTLTRLLKDGDRIAGAFGYVRETGRFVVFRAKAVVLATGGWGKLYKVTSNSWECTGDGCAMAYEAGAELMDMEMVQFHPTGMVWPPGVKGILVTEAVRGEGGILRNSEGERFMERYDPVKKDLSSRDVVARSIYKEVQAGRGTPHGGAWLEITHLDAEAIKRKLPSMWEQFHKLADIDITKSPMEVAPTIHYVMGGVRVEAGTGQSTVPGLFAAGEVAAGLHGANRLGGNSLSDLIVFGKRAGEHAAQYVKGVSGMPRVDDAQADEERTLLRRPFEGDGSENPYAVHEGLQAIMAEHAGIARTGEGLQQGLDKLLALQARAERLHVGGSMLFNPGWHECRDVRFMLTLAEAIFRCAIERRESRGSHWRLDFPDQNADWGQKNMIAVKENGRMAVRTRPVPQMPPELAKLVQGQTVVKSVR comes from the coding sequence GTGGCTGATTGGTACGACGAGCGCCAGTACGACGTTCTGATCGTCGGTGCGGGCGGCGCCGGCCTGCGCGCCGCGATCGCGGCCGCCGATGGCGGCGTGTCGGTCGGACTCGTGTGCAAGTCGCTCCTCGGAAAAGCCCACACGGTCATGGCCGAAGGCGGCATCGCGGCGGCGCTCGGCAACGTCGACTCACAGGACAACTGGGAAGTGCACTTCGGCGACACCATGCGCGGCGGGCAGATGATCAACGACTATCGCATGGTGGAGTTTTTCGCCAAAGAGGCGCCCGAGCGCGTCTACGAGTTGGAGCACTGGGGCGGTCTCTTCGACCGCACGCCGGACGGCCGCATTCTTCAGCGGCCGTTCGGTGCCCACACCTACCGCCGCTTGTGCCACGTAGGCGACCGGACCGGCCTGGAGATGATCCGCACGCTCCAGGATAAGGCGATCCACTGCGGCATCGACGTGCACATGGAAGTGACGCTCACCCGCCTCCTCAAGGACGGCGACCGCATCGCCGGGGCGTTCGGGTACGTCCGCGAGACCGGACGGTTCGTCGTGTTCCGCGCGAAGGCGGTCGTGCTCGCGACCGGCGGTTGGGGCAAGCTGTACAAGGTGACCAGCAACTCCTGGGAGTGCACCGGCGACGGCTGCGCGATGGCCTACGAGGCCGGCGCCGAGCTCATGGACATGGAGATGGTCCAGTTCCACCCGACCGGGATGGTGTGGCCGCCCGGGGTGAAAGGGATTCTGGTCACGGAGGCGGTGCGCGGCGAGGGCGGGATCCTCCGCAACTCCGAGGGCGAGCGCTTCATGGAGCGCTACGATCCCGTGAAGAAGGACCTCAGCAGCCGCGACGTGGTTGCGCGGTCGATCTACAAGGAGGTCCAGGCGGGCCGCGGGACGCCGCACGGCGGTGCCTGGCTCGAGATCACGCACCTCGACGCGGAGGCCATCAAACGGAAGCTGCCGAGCATGTGGGAGCAGTTCCACAAGCTGGCCGACATCGACATCACAAAGTCGCCGATGGAAGTGGCGCCCACCATCCATTACGTGATGGGCGGCGTGCGGGTCGAGGCGGGCACCGGCCAGTCGACGGTTCCCGGGCTCTTCGCGGCCGGCGAGGTCGCGGCGGGCCTCCACGGTGCGAACCGGCTCGGCGGCAACTCCCTGAGCGATCTGATCGTCTTCGGCAAGCGCGCCGGCGAGCACGCCGCGCAGTACGTGAAAGGCGTGTCCGGGATGCCGCGCGTCGACGACGCGCAGGCGGACGAGGAGCGGACCCTGCTCCGCCGGCCGTTCGAGGGCGACGGCAGCGAGAACCCGTACGCCGTTCACGAGGGCCTCCAGGCGATCATGGCGGAACACGCCGGCATCGCGCGGACGGGCGAGGGGCTGCAACAGGGGCTCGACAAGCTGCTCGCGCTCCAGGCGCGCGCGGAGCGGCTGCACGTCGGCGGGTCGATGCTGTTCAACCCCGGCTGGCACGAATGCCGCGACGTCCGGTTCATGCTGACGCTCGCGGAGGCGATCTTCCGCTGCGCGATCGAACGCCGGGAGAGCCGCGGCTCGCATTGGCGGCTCGACTTTCCCGACCAGAACGCGGACTGGGGCCAGAAGAACATGATCGCCGTCAAGGAGAACGGCCGGATGGCGGTACGAACGCGGCCGGTGCCGCAGATGCCGCCCGAGCTCGCGAAGCTCGTGCAGGGCCAGACCGTCGTCAAGTCTGTGCGGTAG